The nucleotide window ATGTTACACTGCGCAAGAGAGGCACGGAATTCTCGATCCGAACCGCAGAAACAGAACTGATGAACAGCCGACTCCACGGTTCTGAAGAGGCACTGGCTGAACTCACCTGCAGCCGTATCCGACAAAAATCCGGCCTGAAAATCCTTATCGGAGGTCTCGGCATGGGCTACACACTGGCGGCAGCACTTGAACACTCAGGGCCGGATGCACTCATAACCGTATCTGAATTGATCCCGGCTGTGGTCGGATGGAACCGTAAATATTTAGGGCACCTTGCCGGAATGCCTTTGAATGATCCACGAGTGTCGGTTAAAGAAGAAGACATAGCAAAAACCATCAGAGAAAAAGAATCCTT belongs to Desulfobacula toluolica Tol2 and includes:
- a CDS encoding spermidine synthase, whose product is MIPWEEIDRAKVPGQKEDVTLRKRGTEFSIRTAETELMNSRLHGSEEALAELTCSRIRQKSGLKILIGGLGMGYTLAAALEHSGPDALITVSELIPAVVGWNRKYLGHLAGMPLNDPRVSVKEEDIAKTIREKESFWNAIILDVDNGPEGLTRKANDLIYGRAGLEKSFRALCPGGILAVWSSGADEAFTRRLKQGGFKTETLTTRARKPAKGSRHTIWLARKP